From Streptomyces sp. NBC_00775, one genomic window encodes:
- a CDS encoding glycosyltransferase family 2 protein has product MSGAAGAGGRRAARHGGRRGAAEAPLGLLPAPPSHAEKYSYVKRRLWVLTLASVVSFGCLTVSQVALTQASPLMWIFAPPLAFTVVYYLVSLKVNGFTRDFDFAYHQELVRGWRPAVYPTVDVFLPVCGEPIEVLHNTWTHVRQLADRYPGRCVPFVLDDGASPELAAMAADFGFRYGTRENRGWFKKAGNLHYGFGQSDGKYILILDADFTPRSDLLEELLPYMETDERVGIIQSPQYFRVLDSQNWIERGAGAVQELFYRSVQVSRQGSDGAICVGSCAIYRRAALDTNGGTTLIEHSEDVHTGFDLRGLGWDLKYVPVALSTGVCPDTAGAFFNQQYRWCSGSMSLLGSKKFWDAPIRFSSRLCYMSGFFYYIHTALFTFVAPLVPILLLLTSPEMLQVKHLVWVLPSIVYTTMIFPMWHKSPYRLEAWSARMMYGWAHVFAIWDILRKQRMGWQPTGSKGAKKNKTRRFWLGMWIWSGGTAVVWVGAAVYRLFTGYPPDFALVLSSGLFYALVVARALIQPKEHHTEAQAPELQTVGDTA; this is encoded by the coding sequence ATGTCTGGAGCGGCAGGCGCTGGGGGGCGCAGGGCCGCACGGCACGGAGGACGGCGTGGTGCTGCCGAAGCACCGCTCGGGCTGCTGCCCGCGCCGCCCTCGCATGCGGAGAAGTATTCGTACGTGAAGCGGCGCCTGTGGGTGCTGACGCTGGCGTCGGTCGTCAGCTTCGGTTGCCTGACCGTCAGTCAGGTGGCGCTCACGCAGGCCAGTCCCCTCATGTGGATCTTCGCGCCGCCGCTCGCCTTCACGGTGGTCTATTACCTGGTGTCGCTGAAGGTGAACGGTTTCACCAGGGACTTCGACTTCGCGTACCACCAGGAACTGGTGCGCGGCTGGCGGCCGGCGGTCTACCCGACCGTCGATGTCTTCCTGCCGGTGTGCGGCGAGCCGATCGAGGTGCTGCACAACACCTGGACGCACGTACGGCAGTTGGCCGACCGGTATCCCGGGCGGTGCGTGCCCTTCGTGCTCGACGACGGGGCGAGCCCGGAACTGGCCGCGATGGCCGCCGATTTCGGGTTCCGCTACGGCACTCGGGAGAACCGCGGCTGGTTCAAGAAGGCCGGCAATCTGCACTACGGCTTTGGACAGTCGGACGGCAAGTACATCCTCATCCTCGACGCCGACTTCACGCCGCGCTCCGACCTCCTGGAGGAGCTGCTGCCGTACATGGAGACGGACGAGCGCGTCGGCATCATCCAGTCGCCGCAGTACTTCCGGGTGCTCGACTCGCAGAACTGGATCGAGCGGGGTGCGGGCGCCGTACAGGAGCTCTTCTACCGTTCCGTGCAGGTGTCACGGCAGGGGAGCGACGGTGCGATATGCGTCGGCTCGTGTGCCATCTACCGGCGGGCCGCGCTCGACACCAACGGCGGTACGACGCTGATCGAGCACTCCGAGGACGTGCACACCGGCTTCGACCTGCGCGGACTTGGCTGGGACCTGAAGTACGTGCCCGTCGCGCTGTCGACCGGGGTGTGCCCGGACACGGCCGGGGCTTTCTTCAACCAGCAGTACCGCTGGTGCTCGGGCTCGATGTCGCTGCTCGGCAGCAAGAAGTTCTGGGACGCGCCGATCCGGTTCTCCAGCCGGCTCTGCTACATGTCCGGGTTCTTCTACTACATCCACACCGCGCTGTTCACCTTCGTGGCGCCGCTCGTGCCGATCCTCCTGCTGCTCACCAGCCCCGAGATGCTCCAGGTCAAGCACCTGGTGTGGGTACTGCCCAGCATCGTCTACACGACCATGATCTTCCCGATGTGGCACAAGTCGCCGTACCGGCTCGAGGCCTGGTCGGCGCGGATGATGTACGGCTGGGCGCACGTCTTCGCCATCTGGGACATCCTGCGCAAGCAGCGCATGGGCTGGCAGCCGACCGGGTCCAAGGGCGCGAAGAAGAACAAGACCCGGCGGTTCTGGCTGGGGATGTGGATCTGGAGCGGCGGTACGGCCGTGGTCTGGGTCGGCGCCGCCGTGTACAGGCTGTTCACCGGCTATCCGCCGGACTTCGCCCTCGTCCTGTCCTCCGGGCTGTTCTACGCGCTGGTGGTCGCCCGTGCGCTGATCCAGCCCAAGGAGCATCACACAGAGGCGCAGGCTCCGGAGCTCCAGACCGTAGGTGACACCGCATGA
- the map gene encoding type I methionyl aminopeptidase gives MVQIKTPEQIAKMREAGLVVAAIHAATREAAVPGATTKDLDEVARKVLAEHGAKSNFLGYGGFPATICTSANEVVVHGIPDEKTVLKDGDIISIDAGAIVDGWHGDAAYTAFVGSGHAPELIELSRVTEESMWAGIAAMKLGNRLVDVSRAIETYIRRQPKPGGGKYGIVEDYGGHGIGTEMHMDPHLLNYVERKRGKGPKLVPGFCLAIEPMVSLGTPKTDVLEDDWTVITTDGTWSSHWEHSVALTEAGPLVLTAPDGGKAKLAEYGITAAPDPLA, from the coding sequence ATGGTGCAGATCAAGACCCCCGAGCAGATCGCCAAAATGCGCGAGGCGGGGCTGGTCGTCGCTGCCATCCACGCGGCGACGCGTGAGGCGGCCGTGCCGGGGGCGACGACGAAGGATCTGGACGAGGTCGCCCGCAAGGTGCTCGCCGAGCACGGGGCGAAGTCGAACTTCCTGGGGTACGGGGGGTTCCCCGCCACCATCTGCACGTCGGCCAACGAGGTCGTCGTCCATGGCATCCCGGACGAGAAGACCGTTCTGAAGGACGGCGACATCATCTCCATCGACGCCGGCGCGATCGTGGACGGCTGGCACGGTGATGCCGCTTACACCGCGTTCGTGGGCTCCGGTCACGCTCCGGAGCTGATCGAGCTGTCCCGGGTGACCGAAGAGTCGATGTGGGCCGGCATCGCGGCCATGAAGCTCGGCAACCGCCTGGTCGACGTCTCCCGTGCCATCGAGACGTACATCCGCCGCCAGCCGAAGCCCGGTGGCGGCAAGTACGGGATCGTCGAGGACTACGGCGGCCACGGCATCGGCACCGAGATGCACATGGACCCGCATCTGCTGAACTACGTCGAGCGCAAGCGGGGCAAGGGTCCGAAGCTGGTCCCCGGCTTCTGCCTCGCCATCGAGCCGATGGTGTCCCTGGGCACCCCGAAGACCGACGTGCTTGAGGACGACTGGACGGTCATCACGACCGACGGCACCTGGTCCTCGCACTGGGAGCACTCGGTCGCCCTGACGGAGGCGGGCCCGCTCGTCCTGACGGCGCCTGATGGTGGCAAGGCAAAGCTCGCCGAGTACGGGATCACCGCCGCCCCGGATCCGCTCGCTTAA
- the rpsK gene encoding 30S ribosomal protein S11, producing MPPKGRQGAAKKVRRKEKKNVAHGHAHIKSTFNNTIVSITDPSGNVISWASAGHVGFKGSRKSTPFAAQMAAESAARRAQEHGMRKVDVFVKGPGSGRETAIRSLQATGLEVGSIQDVTPTPHNGCRPPKRRRV from the coding sequence ATGCCCCCCAAGGGTCGTCAGGGCGCTGCCAAGAAGGTGCGCCGCAAGGAAAAGAAGAACGTCGCTCACGGGCACGCTCACATCAAGAGCACGTTCAACAACACGATCGTCTCGATCACGGACCCCTCGGGCAACGTGATCTCCTGGGCCTCCGCCGGCCACGTCGGCTTCAAGGGCTCGCGCAAGTCCACCCCCTTCGCCGCGCAGATGGCCGCCGAGTCGGCCGCCCGCCGCGCGCAGGAGCACGGCATGCGCAAGGTTGACGTCTTCGTCAAGGGTCCCGGCTCCGGCCGTGAGACCGCGATCCGCTCCCTCCAGGCCACGGGCCTCGAGGTCGGTTCGATCCAGGACGTCACCCCCACGCCGCACAACGGCTGCCGTCCGCCCAAGCGCCGTCGCGTCTGA
- the infA gene encoding translation initiation factor IF-1 produces MAKKQGAIEIEGTVVESLPNAMFKVELQNGHQVLAHISGKMRMHYIRILPDDRVVVELSPYDLTRGRIVYRYK; encoded by the coding sequence GTGGCCAAGAAGCAAGGTGCCATCGAGATCGAGGGCACTGTCGTCGAGTCTCTTCCGAACGCCATGTTCAAGGTTGAGCTCCAGAACGGCCACCAGGTTCTGGCACACATCAGCGGCAAGATGCGTATGCACTACATCCGCATCCTCCCTGACGACCGGGTCGTGGTGGAGCTGTCTCCGTACGACCTGACGCGTGGCCGGATCGTCTACCGGTACAAGTAG
- the rpsM gene encoding 30S ribosomal protein S13, with protein MARVSGVDIPREKRVEVALTYVFGIGRTLSQQTLAETGVNPNTRVRDLSEEELVKIREYVDANIKTEGDLRREIQGDIRRKIEIGCYQGIRHRRGLPVHGQRTSTNARTRKGPRRAIAGKKKPGKK; from the coding sequence ATGGCACGCGTTTCCGGTGTTGACATCCCGCGCGAAAAGCGTGTGGAGGTCGCCCTCACCTACGTGTTCGGCATCGGCCGGACCCTTTCCCAGCAGACGCTGGCCGAGACCGGCGTGAACCCCAACACGCGCGTTCGTGACCTCTCCGAGGAGGAGCTGGTCAAGATCCGCGAGTACGTGGACGCCAACATCAAGACCGAGGGTGACCTCCGTCGCGAGATCCAGGGCGACATTCGCCGCAAGATCGAGATCGGCTGCTACCAGGGTATTCGCCACCGTCGTGGCCTGCCCGTCCACGGCCAGCGCACCAGCACGAACGCCCGTACCCGCAAGGGCCCGCGTCGCGCCATCGCCGGCAAGAAGAAGCCGGGCAAGAAGTAG
- the rpmJ gene encoding 50S ribosomal protein L36, which translates to MKVKPSVKKICDKCRVIRRHGRVMVICENPRHKQRQG; encoded by the coding sequence ATGAAGGTCAAGCCGAGCGTCAAGAAGATCTGCGACAAGTGCAGGGTGATCCGCCGTCACGGCCGGGTCATGGTCATTTGCGAAAACCCGCGCCACAAGCAGCGCCAGGGCTGA
- the secY gene encoding preprotein translocase subunit SecY, whose product MLTAFARAFRTPDLRKKLLFTLAIIVVYRVGTHIPIPGVDYKNVQTCIDAASKGNQGLFGLVNMFSGGALLQITIFALGIMPYITASIILQLLTVVIPRLEALKKEGQAGTAKITQYTRYLTVALAILQGTGLVATARSGALFSSCPVGNQIVPDQSIFQTITMVVTMTAGTCVVMWLGELITDRGIGNGMSILMFISIAATFPSALWAIKEQGSLAGGWIEFGATIAVGFVMVGLVVFVEQAQRRIPVQYAKRMIGRRSYGGTSTYIPLKVNQAGVIPVIFASSLLYIPALIAQFSKDTSGWKTWVEQNLTKSNHPIYLSLYFLLIVFFAFFYVAISFNPEEVADNMKKYGGFIPGIRAGRPTAEYLSYVLNRITWPGSLYLGLIALVPTMALVGFGASQNFPFGGTSILIIVGVGLETVKQIESQLQQRNYEGFLR is encoded by the coding sequence GTGCTCACCGCGTTCGCCCGGGCGTTCAGGACGCCCGACCTGCGCAAGAAGCTGCTCTTCACGCTCGCCATCATCGTGGTCTACCGGGTCGGTACCCACATTCCGATCCCTGGCGTCGACTACAAGAACGTCCAGACCTGTATCGACGCGGCGTCGAAGGGCAACCAGGGTCTGTTCGGTCTGGTCAACATGTTCAGTGGTGGCGCGCTGCTGCAGATCACGATCTTCGCGCTCGGCATCATGCCGTACATCACGGCGAGCATCATTCTGCAGCTGTTGACCGTGGTGATCCCGCGCCTCGAAGCCCTCAAGAAGGAGGGCCAGGCAGGCACCGCGAAGATCACGCAGTACACGCGTTATCTGACGGTGGCGCTGGCCATCCTCCAGGGCACCGGCCTGGTCGCGACCGCGCGCAGCGGCGCGCTCTTCAGCAGCTGCCCCGTGGGCAACCAGATCGTCCCCGACCAGTCGATCTTCCAGACCATCACCATGGTCGTCACCATGACCGCCGGTACGTGTGTCGTCATGTGGCTCGGCGAGCTCATCACCGACCGCGGCATCGGCAACGGCATGTCGATCCTGATGTTCATCTCGATCGCCGCGACGTTCCCGTCCGCGCTGTGGGCCATCAAGGAGCAGGGTTCGCTGGCCGGCGGCTGGATCGAGTTCGGCGCGACCATCGCCGTCGGTTTCGTCATGGTCGGCCTGGTGGTCTTCGTCGAGCAGGCTCAGCGCCGCATCCCCGTCCAGTACGCGAAGCGCATGATCGGCCGCCGGTCCTACGGCGGTACGTCCACCTACATCCCATTGAAGGTGAATCAGGCGGGTGTGATTCCCGTCATCTTCGCGTCGTCGCTGCTCTACATCCCGGCGTTGATCGCTCAGTTCTCCAAGGACACTTCCGGTTGGAAAACCTGGGTTGAGCAGAATCTGACCAAGAGCAACCACCCGATTTACCTCAGCTTGTACTTTTTGCTGATCGTGTTCTTCGCGTTCTTCTATGTGGCGATCTCCTTCAACCCCGAGGAAGTCGCCGACAACATGAAGAAGTATGGTGGCTTCATCCCGGGTATCCGGGCTGGCCGACCGACCGCTGAGTACCTCAGCTACGTACTCAACCGGATCACCTGGCCGGGTTCGCTGTATCTGGGTCTGATCGCTCTCGTGCCGACGATGGCGTTGGTTGGCTTCGGGGCAAGCCAGAACTTCCCGTTCGGTGGTACCAGCATCCTGATCATCGTGGGTGTCGGTCTGGAGACGGTGAAGCAGATCGAGAGCCAGCTTCAGCAGCGCAATTACGAAGGGTTCCTCCGCTGA
- a CDS encoding glycoside hydrolase family 26 protein produces MIRKTLLPLALVLMALAGVSGCGLLGGDSDPAADAAREPSAGASSAGAAAQLPYDVTPLLHPAKKYFGVAVDGAPSSMKPVDAFAKTVGKQPNLVGSYSSWGDGFNAEGAENVFDDGGMLYVSWEPFKPGLAKIADGSQDSYIKKYAASVRKTNVPVAISFGHEMNGHWYPWGTKDTTAATFVKAWRHIHDLFQEEGATNVVWVWSPNVVNPVPTVKLKPYWPGDAYVDWIGIVGYWTTSGAHTFDTLYGPTRRQVAEFTDKPVLISETAAEPGERRRADVRGLLGGVEENDDVIGFLWFNIPKRADWRIQSSPLALAEFKRLIADDAFGFEVPRS; encoded by the coding sequence ATGATCCGCAAGACCCTGCTCCCGCTGGCCCTGGTGCTCATGGCCCTCGCGGGGGTCTCTGGCTGCGGCCTGCTCGGGGGCGACAGCGACCCCGCGGCCGACGCCGCCCGTGAGCCGTCCGCCGGTGCCTCCTCCGCGGGGGCCGCGGCGCAGCTGCCGTACGACGTGACGCCACTGCTGCACCCGGCCAAGAAGTACTTCGGGGTGGCCGTGGACGGCGCGCCCAGCTCGATGAAGCCCGTGGACGCCTTCGCCAAGACCGTCGGCAAGCAGCCGAACCTGGTCGGGTCGTACTCGTCGTGGGGCGACGGCTTCAACGCCGAGGGTGCGGAGAACGTCTTCGACGACGGCGGGATGCTGTACGTCTCGTGGGAGCCGTTCAAGCCCGGCCTCGCCAAGATCGCGGACGGTTCGCAGGACTCGTACATCAAGAAGTACGCGGCGAGCGTCCGTAAGACGAACGTGCCCGTCGCGATCAGCTTCGGGCACGAGATGAACGGCCACTGGTACCCGTGGGGGACCAAGGACACGACGGCCGCGACCTTTGTGAAGGCCTGGCGGCACATCCACGACCTCTTCCAGGAGGAGGGCGCCACGAACGTGGTCTGGGTGTGGAGCCCCAATGTCGTCAACCCCGTGCCTACCGTGAAGCTCAAGCCGTACTGGCCCGGCGACGCGTACGTCGACTGGATCGGGATCGTCGGCTACTGGACGACGTCCGGTGCCCACACCTTCGACACCCTGTACGGGCCGACGCGGCGCCAGGTGGCGGAGTTCACCGACAAACCGGTGCTGATCAGCGAGACGGCGGCGGAGCCCGGGGAACGGCGGCGCGCCGACGTGCGCGGGCTGCTCGGCGGGGTCGAGGAGAACGACGACGTCATCGGCTTCCTCTGGTTCAACATCCCCAAGCGGGCCGACTGGCGCATCCAGAGCAGCCCGCTCGCCCTGGCCGAGTTCAAGCGCCTCATCGCCGACGACGCCTTCGGATTCGAGGTGCCGCGGTCATGA
- the truA gene encoding tRNA pseudouridine(38-40) synthase TruA → MSDEAQPGFVRVRMDLSYDGTAFSGWAKQASGRRTVQGEIEDALRTVTRSKDTTYELTVAGRTDAGVHARGQVAHVDLPEELWAEHEEKLLKRLAGRLPTDVRIWSLREAPSGFNARFSAVWRRYAYRVTDNAGGVDPLLRNHILWHDWPLDVDAMNEAAQRLVGEHDFAAYCKKREGATTIRTLQELSLVRGEDGIITATVRADAFCHNMVRSLIGALLFVGDGHRGPEWPGKVLGAGVRDSAVHVVRPHGLTLEEVGYPADELLAARNKEARNKRTLPGVSGCETC, encoded by the coding sequence GTGAGTGACGAAGCACAGCCCGGTTTCGTGCGGGTGCGGATGGATCTGTCGTACGACGGGACCGCGTTCTCCGGGTGGGCCAAGCAGGCCAGCGGGCGCAGGACCGTACAGGGGGAGATCGAGGACGCGCTGCGGACGGTCACCCGGTCGAAGGACACCACGTACGAGCTGACCGTCGCCGGGCGCACCGATGCCGGTGTGCACGCGCGCGGGCAGGTGGCGCATGTCGATCTGCCCGAGGAGCTGTGGGCCGAGCACGAGGAGAAGCTGCTCAAGCGGCTGGCCGGGCGGCTGCCGACGGACGTGCGGATCTGGTCGCTGAGGGAAGCCCCCAGCGGGTTCAACGCGCGGTTCTCCGCGGTCTGGCGGCGGTATGCGTACCGGGTGACGGACAACGCCGGGGGAGTGGATCCGCTGCTGCGCAATCACATCCTCTGGCACGACTGGCCACTTGACGTCGACGCCATGAACGAGGCCGCCCAACGGCTCGTCGGAGAGCACGACTTCGCCGCCTACTGCAAGAAGCGCGAGGGCGCCACGACCATTCGTACGCTCCAGGAGCTGAGCCTGGTGCGGGGTGAGGACGGCATCATCACCGCGACCGTGCGCGCCGATGCCTTCTGCCACAACATGGTGCGGTCGCTGATCGGGGCCCTGCTGTTCGTGGGGGACGGGCACCGTGGGCCGGAGTGGCCGGGCAAGGTGCTGGGCGCGGGCGTACGGGATTCGGCCGTTCACGTCGTACGGCCGCACGGGCTGACGCTGGAGGAAGTCGGCTATCCGGCCGACGAGTTGCTGGCGGCGCGGAACAAGGAGGCGCGGAACAAGCGGACGCTGCCCGGAGTGTCAGGATGTGAAACCTGTTAG
- a CDS encoding DNA-directed RNA polymerase subunit alpha: MLIAQRPSLTEEVVDEFRSRFVIEPLEPGFGYTLGNSLRRTLLSSIPGAAVTSIRIDGVLHEFTTVPGVKEDVTDLILNIKQLVVSSEHDEPVVMYLRKQGPGLVTAADIAPPAGVEVHNPDLVLATLNGKGKLEMELTVERGRGYVSAVQNKQVGQEIGRIPVDSIYSPVLKVTYKVEATRVEQRTDFDKLIVDVETKQAMRPRDAMASAGKTLVELFGLARELNIDAEGIDMGPSPTDAALAADLALPIEELELTVRSYNCLKREGIHSVGELVARSEADLLDIRNFGAKSIDEVKAKLAGMGLALKDSPPGFDPTAAADAFGADDDADAGFVETEQY, from the coding sequence ATGCTGATCGCTCAGCGTCCCTCGTTGACCGAAGAGGTCGTCGACGAATTCCGCTCCCGGTTCGTGATCGAGCCGCTGGAGCCGGGCTTCGGCTACACCCTCGGCAACTCCCTGCGTCGTACGCTCCTCTCCTCGATCCCCGGTGCGGCTGTCACCAGCATCCGGATCGACGGCGTTCTGCACGAGTTCACCACCGTGCCGGGCGTCAAGGAGGACGTCACCGACCTGATCCTCAACATCAAGCAGCTGGTCGTCTCCTCGGAGCACGACGAGCCGGTCGTGATGTACCTGCGCAAGCAGGGTCCGGGTCTGGTCACCGCCGCCGACATCGCGCCCCCGGCCGGTGTCGAGGTGCACAACCCCGACCTCGTCCTCGCCACGCTCAACGGCAAGGGCAAGCTGGAGATGGAGCTGACCGTCGAGCGCGGTCGCGGTTACGTCTCCGCCGTTCAGAACAAGCAGGTGGGCCAGGAGATCGGTCGTATCCCGGTCGACTCCATCTACTCGCCCGTTCTGAAGGTCACGTACAAGGTCGAGGCGACCCGTGTCGAGCAGCGCACCGACTTCGACAAGCTGATCGTCGACGTCGAGACCAAGCAGGCCATGCGTCCGCGTGACGCCATGGCTTCCGCGGGCAAGACGCTGGTCGAGCTCTTCGGCCTCGCCCGCGAGCTCAACATCGACGCCGAGGGCATCGACATGGGCCCGTCCCCCACGGACGCCGCCCTCGCCGCTGATCTCGCCCTGCCGATCGAGGAGCTTGAGCTCACCGTTCGGTCGTACAACTGCCTCAAGCGTGAGGGCATCCACTCCGTGGGTGAGCTCGTTGCGCGCTCCGAGGCCGACCTGCTCGACATTCGCAACTTCGGTGCGAAGTCGATCGACGAGGTCAAGGCGAAGCTGGCCGGCATGGGCCTGGCCCTGAAGGACAGCCCGCCCGGATTCGACCCGACCGCCGCCGCCGACGCCTTTGGTGCCGACGACGACGCGGATGCCGGGTTCGTCGAGACCGAGCAGTACTAA
- the rplQ gene encoding 50S ribosomal protein L17 has protein sequence MPKPTKGARLGGSAAHEKLLLANLAKSLFEHGRITTTEAKARRLRPYAERLVTKAKKGDLHNRRQVLAVITDKSIVHTLFTEIGPRYENRPGGYTRITKIGNRRGDNAPMAVIELVEALTVAQQATGEAEAATKRSAKDAEVKAEAPAEVVEDAKVEDAAEAPAEESKDA, from the coding sequence ATGCCGAAGCCCACCAAGGGTGCCCGTCTGGGCGGCAGCGCCGCGCACGAGAAGCTGCTCCTCGCGAACCTCGCGAAGTCGCTCTTCGAGCACGGCCGCATCACCACCACCGAGGCGAAGGCCCGTCGCCTGCGCCCGTACGCGGAGCGTCTGGTCACCAAGGCGAAGAAGGGTGACCTTCACAACCGCCGTCAGGTGCTCGCGGTGATCACGGACAAGAGCATCGTGCACACGCTCTTCACCGAGATCGGCCCCCGCTACGAGAACCGCCCGGGTGGCTACACCCGTATCACCAAGATCGGTAACCGTCGTGGCGACAACGCGCCCATGGCTGTCATCGAGCTGGTGGAGGCCCTGACCGTGGCCCAGCAGGCCACCGGTGAGGCCGAGGCGGCGACGAAGCGCTCCGCCAAGGACGCCGAGGTCAAGGCTGAGGCTCCGGCCGAGGTCGTCGAGGACGCCAAGGTCGAGGACGCCGCTGAGGCTCCCGCCGAGGAGTCGAAGGACGCCTGA
- a CDS encoding adenylate kinase, producing MRIVLVGPPGAGKGTQAAFLAKNLSIPHISTGDLFRANISQQTELGKLAKSFMDKGELVPDEVTIAMAKDRMEQPDAEHGFLLDGFPRNVSQAEALDEMLSAEAMKLDGVLDLEVPEDEVVRRIAGRRICRNDSAHVFHVTYKPAKTEGVCDVCGGELYQRDDDSEETVRTRLEVYHTQTEPIIDYYKAQGLVVTILALGKVEEVTARAMEALSRQAA from the coding sequence ATGCGAATCGTCCTCGTCGGGCCGCCCGGTGCCGGCAAGGGAACGCAGGCCGCGTTCCTCGCCAAGAACCTGTCGATCCCGCACATCTCCACGGGCGACCTCTTCCGCGCCAACATCAGCCAGCAGACGGAACTCGGCAAACTGGCGAAGTCCTTCATGGACAAGGGCGAGCTGGTGCCGGACGAGGTCACCATCGCGATGGCCAAGGACCGCATGGAGCAGCCCGACGCGGAGCACGGCTTCCTGCTCGACGGCTTCCCGCGCAACGTCTCGCAGGCCGAGGCGCTGGACGAGATGCTCAGCGCCGAGGCCATGAAGCTGGACGGGGTTCTGGACCTGGAGGTCCCCGAGGACGAGGTGGTCAGGCGTATCGCCGGCCGCCGCATCTGCCGCAACGACTCGGCGCACGTCTTCCACGTGACGTACAAGCCGGCCAAGACCGAAGGCGTCTGCGACGTCTGCGGCGGCGAGCTGTACCAGCGGGACGACGACTCCGAGGAAACCGTCCGCACGCGCCTTGAGGTCTACCACACGCAGACCGAGCCGATCATCGACTACTACAAGGCCCAGGGCCTGGTCGTCACGATCCTGGCGCTCGGCAAGGTGGAAGAGGTCACGGCGCGCGCGATGGAGGCGCTGTCCCGCCAGGCCGCGTAG
- a CDS encoding glycosyltransferase family 39 protein has translation MTAYAQAPQAEPEATEGRAARRRADRGGKGTALLVFALPALVALACVLPGLGKRQLWRDEHATWWASSLSWHFLGRLIDNIDVVFTPYYASMHLWIAVAGDSPAALRLPGALAMGVSAGLVGLLGRRMFAVRTGLLAGLLFAVVPAITRYGQEARPYAFATLFALLATLLLLRALEKPSLRDWTLYALAIAATGFGHLVSMSVIAGHLGLVVLAKKRGDRIVHYAFAGAALLGLSITLPMVAQGSGQSGQIAWNNPTTQDLIDFPKDLFGSWITGGAVMGLGLLGLLAARRYALLLGTWAVLPPVLTFLTADQLHLFLPRYLLFTIPAWTLLVAAGVTRLAGRLDPETRPGAAAKAVGGLLVAAVAAGYAFVAWPAIGDAKKDLPMEPDYAAAANAIASGEKTGDGMIFNGGMSERRAIAYELRDRKAPKDVLMEWTPQQNGSYGASECKRPSRCLKGVDRLWLVSTISDGRPLLTGADKKKTAAIEKDFKATRTVKLNHVVVQVLERK, from the coding sequence ATGACGGCGTACGCACAGGCTCCGCAGGCGGAGCCGGAGGCCACGGAGGGGCGCGCGGCCAGACGCCGTGCCGATCGCGGTGGAAAGGGCACCGCGCTGCTCGTCTTCGCGCTGCCCGCGCTGGTCGCGCTCGCCTGTGTGCTGCCCGGGCTCGGCAAGCGGCAACTGTGGCGCGACGAGCACGCGACCTGGTGGGCGTCCTCGCTGTCGTGGCACTTCCTCGGGCGGCTGATCGACAACATCGACGTCGTCTTCACGCCGTACTACGCGAGCATGCACCTGTGGATCGCGGTGGCCGGTGACTCGCCGGCCGCGCTGCGGCTGCCCGGCGCGCTGGCCATGGGCGTCTCGGCCGGTCTGGTCGGGCTCCTCGGGCGGCGGATGTTCGCCGTGCGGACCGGGCTGCTGGCAGGGCTGCTGTTCGCGGTGGTCCCGGCGATCACCCGGTACGGGCAGGAGGCGCGGCCGTACGCCTTTGCGACGCTCTTCGCCCTGCTCGCCACGCTGCTCCTGCTGCGTGCCCTGGAGAAGCCGAGCCTGCGGGACTGGACGCTGTACGCGCTGGCGATCGCGGCGACCGGATTCGGCCATCTGGTCTCGATGTCCGTGATCGCCGGGCACCTGGGCCTGGTCGTCCTGGCGAAGAAGCGCGGCGACCGGATCGTGCACTACGCCTTCGCGGGCGCGGCGCTGCTCGGTCTGTCCATCACGTTGCCGATGGTGGCGCAGGGGTCCGGGCAGAGCGGGCAGATCGCCTGGAACAACCCCACGACCCAGGACCTGATCGACTTCCCGAAGGATCTGTTCGGTTCGTGGATCACCGGCGGGGCCGTGATGGGCCTCGGTCTGCTCGGGCTGCTGGCGGCCCGCCGTTACGCGCTGCTGCTCGGCACCTGGGCGGTCCTGCCGCCCGTGCTCACCTTCCTGACCGCCGATCAGCTGCACCTGTTCCTGCCGCGCTATCTCCTCTTCACCATCCCGGCGTGGACGCTCCTGGTGGCTGCCGGGGTCACCCGGCTCGCGGGGCGGCTCGACCCCGAGACCCGGCCGGGCGCCGCGGCGAAGGCGGTCGGCGGGCTGCTGGTGGCGGCTGTCGCCGCCGGGTACGCCTTCGTGGCGTGGCCCGCGATCGGTGACGCCAAGAAGGACCTGCCCATGGAGCCGGACTACGCGGCGGCGGCGAACGCGATCGCGTCCGGCGAGAAGACCGGCGACGGAATGATCTTCAACGGCGGGATGTCCGAGCGCCGCGCCATCGCGTACGAACTGCGGGACCGCAAGGCCCCCAAGGACGTGCTCATGGAGTGGACCCCGCAGCAGAACGGCTCGTACGGCGCGAGCGAGTGCAAGCGCCCGTCCCGCTGCCTCAAGGGTGTCGACCGGCTCTGGCTGGTCTCCACGATCAGCGACGGCCGGCCGCTGCTGACCGGCGCGGACAAGAAGAAGACCGCGGCGATCGAGAAGGACTTCAAGGCCACGCGCACGGTGAAGCTGAACCACGTCGTCGTGCAGGTGCTGGAGCGCAAGTAG